In one Vicia villosa cultivar HV-30 ecotype Madison, WI unplaced genomic scaffold, Vvil1.0 ctg.000987F_1_1, whole genome shotgun sequence genomic region, the following are encoded:
- the LOC131632713 gene encoding uncharacterized protein LOC131632713, whose amino-acid sequence MAGRNDVVIAATLEAMAQVLENQPNANENAGSRSLAMIQRENPPVFKGKHDPDGALEWLKEIERIFRVMDCTPAQKVRYGTHMLAVEADDWWLETRQILEVVGEEITWDVFHREFLRKYYPEDVRGKKEIEFLELKQGNMSVTEYAAKFTELAKFYPYYDGAGAEFSKCIKFENGLRSEIKKAVGYQKIRIFPNLVDSCRIFEEDSNAHFKVVTDRKGKNQQNRGKPYDAPTGKGKQRVTQGQRSSGGGAPPNVTCFICGKPGHKSSVCNTEVKKCFRCRKMGHAMSDCKHKEMVYFNCGEEGHIRNQCSKPRKAQAGGRVFALAGTQIPNEDRLIRVEVLAKGSVTTSLVCLKCPLSIFDRNFAVDLVCLPLSGLDVIFGMNWLEYNYVHINCYNKTVRFSTAEEEEAGLVSPKQLRQLLKEKAEIFSLMAIMSIENQAIIDELQVVREFPEVFPDEIPDVPPEREVEFAIDLPSQTEIKEGECVRRRVGQFWVRKYMGEGGKLILDAKIEGFYELLPLKI is encoded by the exons ATGGCTGGTAGAAACGATGTCGTGATTGCTGCTACTTTGGAGGCTATGGCTCAGGTTTTGGAAAATCAACCAAATGCCAATGAGAATGCTGGATCTCGTAGTTTGGCGATGATCCAGAGGGAGAATCCACCGGTTTTCAAAGGAAAGCATGACCCTGATGGCGCATTGGAATggttgaaggagattgagaggattttccgtgtgatggattgcactccAGCGCAGAAGGTTCgttatggtactcacatgctagcagtcgaagctgatgactggtggctaGAGACTCGCCAGATATTAGAGGTGGTAGGTGAAGAGATCACTTGGGATGTGTTCCACAGAGAATTCCTGAGAAAATattatcctgaagatgttcggggtaagAAAGAGATTGAGTTTCTTGAACTCAAACAGGGGAATATGTCAGTGACTGAATATGCTGCAAAGTTCACTGAGTTGGCTAAGTTCTACCCGTATTATGATGGAGCAGGTGCTGAGTTTtcgaagtgcatcaagtttgagaacggaTTGCGCTCTGAGATCAAGAAAGCAGTtgggtatcagaagattcgtatcttccctaatttggttgatagtTGCAGGATCTTTGAAGAAGATAGCAATGCTCATTTCAAGGTTGTTACTGACAGGAAAGGTAAGAATCAGCAGAACCGTGGAAAACCATATGATGCTCCAACTGGTAAGGGTAAACAGAGAGTTACTCAGGGCCAGAGATCTAGTGGGGGAGGTGCTCCTCCTAATGTGACTTGTTTCATTTGCGGGAAACCTGGCCATAAGAGTAGTGTGTGCAACACTGAGGTGAAGAAATGTTTTCGCTGTCGTAAGATGGGACATGCTATGTCAGATTGTAAGCATAAGGAAATGGTTTATTTTAACTGCGGTGAAGAAGGACACATTAGAAATCAGTGTTCGAAACCAAGGAAGGCACAAGCTGGTGGAAGAgtgtttgctttggctggaactcagatACCAAATGAGGACAGACTTatcagag TTGAGGTTCTAGCTAAAggatcggtgactacttctctagTATGTTTGAAGTGTCCTTTGTCGATCTTCGATAGGAACTTCGCtgttgatttagtttgtttgccGTTAAGTGGGTTGGATGTAATTTttgggatgaactggttagagtatAACTATGTTCATATTAATTGTTATAATAAGACTGTGAGGTTTTCAACTGCTGAAGAGGAAGAAGCTGGTTTGGTGTCACCAAAACAATTACGACAGTTACTGAAGGAAAAAGCTGAGATATTCTCATTGATGGCAATAATGTCAATTGAGAATCAAGCTATAATTGATGAGTTGCAGGTGGTGCGTGagtttcctgaagttttccctgatgagaTTCCTGATGTACCGCCAGAAAGAGAGGTTGAATTTGcaattgatctt CCCAGTCAGACAGAAATAAAAGAAGGAGAATGCGTTAGGAGAAGGGTTGGACAGTTTTGGGTGCGAAAATACATGGGAGAAGGTGGAAAACTCATATTGGATGCAAAGATTGAAGgtttctatgagcttttgccattgaagatctga